The Macaca thibetana thibetana isolate TM-01 chromosome 19, ASM2454274v1, whole genome shotgun sequence genome has a segment encoding these proteins:
- the LOC126943208 gene encoding leukocyte immunoglobulin-like receptor subfamily A member 6: MVSILPVLLCLSQWWRDEGQEGHWAGVRGLPQQPCSLETLRGPVATGAPAGREAVTPLSSKSPTGNSPPWLSLGQNTRAPAGILPKPSLWAEPGSVISWGSSVTLWCQGTLDTQGYHLTKEGSTMTWHQQSPPEPRNKTNFFIPSMREHYAGTYRCHYLSSAGWSELSDPLELVVTGAYREPTLSALPSPVVTSGENVTIQCSSRLGFQRFILIEEGENKLSWMLDSQELSNGLFLALFPVGPVAPSHRWMFRCHGYYRNITRVWSEPSDTMEILVSGVSRKPSLLTPQGPVVAPGENLTLQCGSDVGYDRFALYKEQGHDLLQGSGQQHQAGLSQASFTLGPVRVSHGGQYRCYGAHNLSSEWSAPSDPLDILIAGQIPDRPFLSVQPGPTVASGKNVTLLCQSRSPMDTFLLTKEGAAHPPLRLRSEHRAQQHQPEFPMGPVTSAHAGTYRCYGSHRFFPYLLSHPSDPLELVVSGGAETLSPSQNQTDSKTTSHPQDYTVENLIRMAVAGLVLVVLGILLF; the protein is encoded by the exons ATGGTGTCCATTCTCCCTGTTCTTCTGTGCCTCAGTCAGTGGTGGAGAGACGAGGGACAGGAGGGGCActgggctggggtgagggggCTCCCACAGCAGCCTTGTTCACTGGAAACCCTCAGGGGTCCAGTGGCTACTGGTGCTCCAGCAGGAAGGGAAGCAGTCACACCTCTGTCTTCCAAATCCCCCACAGGAAACTCTCCTCCATGGCTGAGTCTGGGCCAGAATACCCGAGCACCTGCGG GGATCCTCCCCAAACCCAGCCTCTGGGCTGAGCCAGGCTCTGTGATCAGCTGGGGGAGCTCCGTGACCCTCTGGTGCCAGGGGACCCTGGATACCCAGGGTTACCATCTCACCAAGGAAGGAAGCACCATGACCTGGCACCAACAGAGCCCACCAGAGCCCAGGAACAAGACCAACTTCTTCATCCCATCCATGAGAGAGCACTATGCAGGGACATACCGCTGTCACTATCTCAGCTCTGCAGGCTGGTCAGAGCTCAGTGACCCGCTGGAACTGGTGGTGACAG GAGCCTACAGAGAACCCACCCTCTCAGCCTTGCCGAGCCCTGTGGTGACCTCAGGAGAGAACGTGACCATCCAGTGTAGCTCAAGGCTGGGATTTCAGAGGTTCATTTTGAttgaggaaggagaaaacaagcTCTCCTGGATGCTGGACTCACAGGAACTCTCCAACGGGCTGTTCCTGGCCCTGTTCCCTGTGGGCCCTGTGGCCCCCAGTCACCGGTGGATGTTCAGATGCCATGGATATTACAGGAACATCACCCGGGTGTGGTCGGAACCCAGTGATACCATGGAGATCCTGGTCTCAG GCGTGTCTAGGAAGCCCTCCCTCCTGACCCCACAGGGCCCTGTCGTGGCCCCTGGAGAGAATCTGACCCTGCAGTGTGGCTCTGATGTCGGCTACGACAGATTTGCTCTGTACAAGGAGCAGGGACATGACCTCCTCCAGGGCTCTGGCCAGCAGCACCAGGCTGGGCTCTCCCAGGCCAGCTTCACCCTGGGCCCTGTGAGGGTGTCCCACGGGGGCCAGTACAGATGCTATGGTGCACACAACCTCTCCTCCGAGTGGTCGGCCCCCAGTGACCCCCTGGACATCCTGATCGCAG GACAGATCCCTGACAGACCCTTCCTCTCAGTGCAGCCGGGCCCCACAGTAGCCTCAGGAAAGAACGTGACCCTGCTGTGTCAGTCACGGAGCCCGATGGACACTTTCCTTCTGACCAAGGAGGGGGCAGCCCATCCCCCGCTGCGTCTGAGATCAGAGCACCGAGCTCAGCAGCACCAGCCTGAATTCCCCATGGGTCCTGTGACCTCAGCCCACGCGGGGACCTACAGGTGCTACGGCTCACACAGATTCTTCCCCTACCTGCTGTCTCACCCCAGTGACCCCCTGGAGCTCGTGGTCTCAG GAGGAGCTGAGACCCTCAGCCCGTCACAAAACCAGACAGACTCCAAGACTA CCTCACACCCCCAGGATTACACCGTGGAGAATCTCATCCGCATGGCCGTGGCTGGCTTGGTCCTGGTGGTCCTTGGGATTCTGCTGTTTTAG
- the KIR3DL3 gene encoding LOW QUALITY PROTEIN: killer cell immunoglobulin-like receptor 3DL3 (The sequence of the model RefSeq protein was modified relative to this genomic sequence to represent the inferred CDS: inserted 1 base in 1 codon) encodes MSLMVISMACVGFFLLQRAWSHVDGQDKPFLSAWPSAVVPQGEHVSLQCHSHLGFTIFSLYKEDGVPAPELYNRRFWKDILLGPVTPAHAGTYRCRGSHLHSPTEWSAPSNPLVITVTGVYRKPSLLAHPGPLVKSGEMVVLQCWSDMRFEHFLLHREGITEDPLHLTGQLHDGGSQANSSMGPMIPALAGTYRCFGSVAYSPYEWSAPSDPLDIVIIGLYGKPSLSAQPGPTVQAGENVTLSCSSQSSFDIYRLSRDGEAHGLRLPAVPRVSGTFKADFPLGPATHGGNYRCFGSFRALPYVWSHPSDPLPISVTGNSSSTWSSPTEPSSNTGIPRHLHVLIVSSVVIIPFTILLFFLLHRWCSNKKNAAVMDQEPAGDRTVNREDSDEPDPQEVTYAQLDHRVFTQRKIARPSQRPKTPPTDTSVYIELPNAEPRXIVSCP; translated from the exons ATGTCGCTCATGGTCATCAGCATGGCATGTGTTG GGTTCTTCTTGCTGCAGAGGGCCTGGTCACATGTGG ATGGTCAGGACAAGCCCTTCCTCTCTGCCTGGCCCAGCGCTGTGGTGCCTCAAGGAGAACACGTGAGTCTTCAGTGTCACTCTCATCTTGGGTTTACCATCTTCAGTCTGTACAAGGAAGATGGGGTGCCTGCCCCTGAGCTCTACAACAGAAGATTCTGGAAGGACATCCTCCTGGGCCCTGTGACCCCGGCACACGCAGGGACCTACAGATGTCGGGGTTCACACCTGCACTCCCCCACTGAGTGGTCGGCTCCCAGCAACCCCCTGGTGATCACGGTCACAG GAGTCTACAGAAAGCCTTCCCTCCTGGCCCACCCAGGTCCCCTGGTGAAATCAGGAGAGATGGTCGTCCTGCAATGTTGGTCAGATATGAGGTTTGAGCATTTCCTTCTGCACAGAGAGGGGATCACTGAGGACCCCTTGCACCTCACTGGACAGCTCCATGATGGGGGTTCCCAGGCCAACTCTTCCATGGGTCCCATGATACCTGCCCTTGCAGGGACCTACAGATGTTTTGGTTCTGTCGCTTACTCCCCCTATGAGTGGTCAGCTCCCAGTGACCCTCTGGACATCGTGATCATAG GTCTATATGGGAAACCTTCTCTCTCAGCCCAGCCGGGCCCCACGGTTCAGGCAGGAGAGAACGTGACCTTGTCCTGCAGCTCCCAGAGCTCGTTTGACATTTACCGTCTATCCAGGGATGGGGAGGCCCATGGACTTAGGCTCCCTGCAGTGCCGAGGGTCAGTGGAACATTCAAGGCTGACTTTCCTCTGGGCCCTGCAACCCACGGAGGGAACTACAGATGCTTTGGCTCTTTCCGTGCCCTGCCCTATGTGTGGTCACACCCGAGTGACCCACTGCCCATTTCtgtcacag GAAACTCTTCAAGTACTTGGTCTTCACCCACAGAACCAAGCTCCAACACTG GTATCCCCAGACACCTGCATGTTCTGATTGTGTCCTCAGTGGTCATCATCCCCTTCAccatcctcctcttctttctcctgcatCGCTGGTGCTCCAACAAAAAGA ATGCTGCTGTAATGGACCAAGAGCCTGCAGGGGACAGAACAGTGAACAGGGAG GACTCTGATGAACCAGACCCTCAGGAGGTGACATACGCACAGTTGGATCACCGCGTTTTCACTCAGAGAAAAATCGCTCGCCCTTCTCAGAGGCCCAAGACACCCCCAACAGATACCAGCGTGTACATAGAGCTTCCAAATGCTGAGCCCA TCATTGTCTCCTGCCCGTGA